AATAATGAATTGCATTTACAGAACTTGAGAGAGAGGTGCCAGCACAGACCCCACCTCAGctggagcccctccagccccatcctgccTCTCCAACAGGCACGTGCTTCCCCAGCCAGTGCTGTCCGGGGGATGCGGGAGGAGCCGCAGCGGAACCGGTGGGTGCGAGGACAGAGCCACCGGGGGCTCTGGGAGCCGTTCCCCCTTCCCACAGCCAGGGTAACTAAGCCCACTCTAAGAACAGAGAGGGAGAGTGCTCTCTTGGGAAAGAGATTCCCATTTCTTCTAGCAGCAACAGGTTCCCAAACAGCAGTTTCTTGTTTGGAAGTGTAAGAGGAGTGATTGAAAGCACTAGCGCTGACGCTACAGGTACTCACACTGCGCACGCTGGCTGGGCTGATcccccctctcctttcctccacaTTGTCTGTCTGCAACAGTTCAGCAGTGGGACAGTTAAATACAAAGGGGAGTTCTGGCTCTGGGCCAGTTCCCTTCCCACTTCCACAATCTTCCAGCaaacaaacatatatatattattatatatatacacacacgcaCACGTAGACAACATACACACAGATAggacaggaaggaaagggggaagagctgggaaaggagaaTCCCACAATCCAGCAGTACGTCCTGGAGCTCTGTCCCACCGAGCAGTGTCCCATGCCCCTCCAAAGTGCATGGCTCCCACAGCCTCCCAGCCTCAGCCCACCAGGAATCTACTGGGAGGAGTGGGCACGGCTGCTCCCgctgctctggggctggaaCGTTAGTTTGAGGTGGCAGTGATGGGTTTATCCAGTTCAAGAtcaaggctggagctgctggggtgcaAGCTGCTGTAGCACGATTTGCAGACTCTGCTGGGTTCAAAGAGCTGCTGACTGGGAACGGGCACCTTCTGGTTACAGCAACTGGAGCAGAACACATTTCCACAATTCCTTGTGTcaggaacagagaagaaatggaaaaagaaaatattagaagCAGTTGGACAAAGTTCTCCAAGTTCTACAAGTTCACTATTCATAGTTTTGTGATGGGGTCAGGCCTGGAGACAGCAGTTGTTCCTCCCCAAATACCAGGAGCCTGCAAAGACAGCCCTGAGCTTCTGGAACTGAAGCAGAGCTTTGGGGAATGGACACCAGGAAGGAGCACAAAGCCAATGATGGTACAAAATGTGTTACACATCTCCACAGTGATGGCTCTTCTGTGCAGCACCATCGTGTCCCACACTGGAGGGACTTAAGCCTCCATAGTCACAGAGTGggggagttggaagggaccttggaagaccatctagtccaacctccaGCTAGAGAagatcacctacagtagatcccacaggaaTACATCtagatgggtttggaatgtctccagagaaggcgACTCCACagactctctgggcagcctgccccagggctctgtcaccatcacaggaaagaaactTTTCCTTACGTTGagcttgaacctcctgtgctccagcttgtgcccattgtcccttgtcctgttggGGGAAGCTCTCTGCCATGTCCCACAGAAGAGCTCAGGCATGGTGCTGCTCACCCTGTCACTGCCACCCTGGGGACACACAGCTGAGAGGGAGCAAACCAGGGACCTTCCTCCACAGGGATGTGGGGAGTGTGGAGTTCTGGCCCTGCTCATGGATCCAGCTTTGCCTTAGACGCAGACTGGATACTGCAATCCTGGGAGGAGACTCTACCCCTTTGCTCTTCTAAAAGTGTGTGCTGATGAGCACCAGCACAgagacattttcttctgctcctttcaaGTGCACTGCTGGGAAGTTCAAACACCAGACAGATGAAATAAATTAACCCCAGGTttggctgctgcctcctcccctgccccggCAGCGccggccctgctgctgctcccggCGCTCCCACGCTGCTGCACGAGGTAAACTGAGTCAACAAGGATCATGCAAagccaggagaggagcagccagACATTCCATGCTTGGCAACAGCAGGAAGGCTGCTGTGGGTGCTCGGGCTCAGGCACAAGGTGTCAGCTGCCAGCTGGGGGAGGCACATGCACCTCGCAGGAGGCAGGGATCCCATTCACATCTCCAGCACAATTAGCTCTTCTCACCCCCCgccaggctgccctgcactgcaGTGCCCTGTCCTCCAACCTCCTCCATCCTTGCCAGGAGTTcagagcagctccccagggaccTGCCTTCTGCAAGTTTACCTCCACACCTGAAGCCCTTTCCATTAACTCTTCGGCATCAGGATTTTGCGCCACTGTTGTTCTGCACTCGGcaagctttgctgctgccaagAGACTGACAGAGAGTCCTGCCCACGCAGCTTTGCTTAATCCTTCCTTGCCAAGAGACAAGATTGCCAGCTGCTGGTCACTGGTGGggaaagaggcagcagagaaatCCCATTTCTCACTTCAATGGGCTGATTTTCTCAGCTCCTGGGCTCAAACCCTGGCACCAGGAGGCTGACAAGGGCCAGCCTTTCTGCAGTGCTTCTGAAGGCTTCTTAAGGACCCTGTTAGAAAGTcctatcaggaaaaaaaagcaggaggagtAAAACCAGTCCTGGGAGGTGCTGGACAGAAACACCCTGCAGAAAAGCAGTTCTGACAGCCCACACCTCTGCTGCTCAAAGCACAATTTTCTGGCAGAAGCTCACTGGTGATGGATGAGGTCGAAAAAGAACCAGAGGGTTTAAAACAAATATCTGTTTGTTGTAGCTCACCAGCTTCCTAACATATGCTtgaagttttgttgtttttttatccTTCTGGGATAGATAAATAGTGTTCTGGAACTGTTCTCCCCTGAGCTTCAGGAAGCTCTGAACAACTCATTCTTTCTATCCTGGTGGTCCTCTGCTTTGCTTGAGAAATTAGAGACATTAAAAAACAGGCTGGAAAAGTGAACTTGCTCCTTTGAGGACTTCAATTCATGCTACCAACACCTCCTCTTGCCACTAAATTGTGGGTGTTTATCCATTTGGTTTTGGTGATACTAACCCTCCACCAGCTCTGCATGACCTGCTCCTGCCACAGGATTTTCAGTCCTTCTAAAATAAGTGGCAGGTTTTTCCTCAATATATTTCACAGCAATATTAGAACAGTCTGCTGACACGTCAACCTCTCCCAGAAATAAggcaaaaaagggaaaagaaaaaataaatgcatgtggCTAAACTTGGAGGACAGTCTCTCCCCAGTTAGGAGTGAAGCATTCTCTGTTACTCAAACACACAGTTCACTGAGGGTGTTAGTGTGATCTGCATCCCAGTTCAAGCTACCAAAAGCCAAGTCCTAAAAGCCTTCCTGTGAAGAGAGGGGCCTGTTGGCACAGACCTGCACACCCAATAGGTTGTGCTCATCACCCACAGCTTGTTTCTAGTGACTTCTAGGCAAGTGAAAGAGAGGGAACACACCAAGTTAGTTTGGAGAAGTTACCAAGAAAAGGCAGACAGACAACAGAGAGAGGCTGCTGTAAATGCTCACCAGATCTGATCAACACGGTCAATGTCCCTgcaaggaggggagagagagctCAGAGGGGAACAAGGAtgagcagcaaacagcagaagGGAGCTGGACACTTTCATCCTGCTCAAggccttttttgggggggttcagctgcttttcatctCAGGAACTGCTGAGCAGACTACCACCATCACTGGCTTCCTGAAACAGGTACTGCAGCAATACCTGGTGTCCTTGTTGGCTGCCTTTCCTTATGGGTCCCTACTCTGGTAGGGACCAGAGCTCACCTGTCCAGCCCGGTCAGGCCAGGGCAGACATGGAAAAGTTGAAGAAACAAAGACACTACAGGGAAATCTGCAACCAAACTTGAAACCTAGAGTCAATGTGAACTCCTCAGGGGGATGGGGCATCCTGGGGGCATCCATGTGCTAGCTTCAGAACCCAGCCTAGGAAATGGGAAtgtcctgcccagcctggggaggcAGGCTGGCACACCTCACCACAGACACCACCAGGAGAGGGACAAGGGAAAACACCATATTAACCCTTATAAAACCCTTCAGATGAGTACAACTGTATGCTTGGTAATGATATGTTTCATCTGAAGCCTTAAGACATAGGAATTTACACAAACACAGTGGACATGAAAAAGCTATTCAACTTCTGTTCATTCTTCCCTGGGTTTGTTTATCTCTGCAAAACTAAATGGAGCAAAACACAAAATGGACAGAACCCAAGAAAGATGTTTATAATTCTCTACAACTTCAAAAAGCAATGAAGCATCACAATGTGATAACTGCCATTTTTTCAAGTCATGGTTCTTGTAATGGTTTTCTCATGTCCTGGAATCAGGAATAGGcatttatttgaaacagaacTTAGGAATCTGACATTCTCTGTCTTTAACTAGAGTGGGATCTAATCAAAAGGCCTGTCTGGCATTAAGCCCCTGCTGCCTTCATTATCTGGTGCAACCTCTGCTGAGCACATGCCTGGCAAAGAATAATCCAGAAAAGTTTGATTTCACAGAGGTGTCCTTCTCAGCTCCTCTAACAAGAGCAATTTAATGGAAAGAGTGGTCAGAGAAGGGAAGGTGCAAGCTTACAACCAGTAATGGGAAGAAGATGCTATTTATATAGTTGCAGTATGGAATTACTGAATGCTAAGATGataaacctttattttttattacttacaCCCTCTTCAAAAGCTAAACAGCCATCTGCCTCCAAATCCAGCTTGAGGAAAAGAGGCAGGATCTGTTTAGGCCAGGGTGGAGCAGATACCAAGCCCAAATCTggctttttaaatatatactcTGCATGAACTGGACAAAATGTCCTGCTCTCCCAAAGCTCTACATTCCTTCAGGACTGTGCACAGTCCCACACTAAAGCGCTCAGTCTGACATCCACCCCTGGGAAAGGAATGTGGCAAAAGGGCAAAAGCCCTTtcctgggagagggaagaaaacaagctCTGTCcatgcctccctccctgctgccctcagtGGTTACCTGCAGTGGTGCTTCCTACTGGCCAGCCAGAACGCGCTGTCGCAGCCGTAGCAGTGCGCAGCGAGGTGGTCTGGGAGCCATCGTGTCACCTGGGAGAACGGACAGACAAGAGGGCAATAAATCAGAAACATTTCATTGGCCTCACAAATTCAAAGCAAAGCCCCACAAGGGAAGTACTTGTTCTGTTTAAAAGCACCAATTCAGTGTTTGCAACAACTGAAGACAGACAGAGGCCTTCCCTCTGAGAACAGACACGCTAAATTCCTTCAGATGAACAGAAATTAAGTCACAAAGTCCAATgccctgtttcttttttctgtgctttaggAGTATTCAGGCCAAGAATATTCACCAAGCATGTGTCCACCTAAGGCTCCTTCAGCTAAACATCCCTTCCACAGCTCCTCAGAGAGTTCACACACAGCAGAGGGCTCATAGGCACAGGTACTGAGATCCAAAGTACGAGAGACAAGTGAAATGCGAGGAAGAAAGTTCACAAGAAGTGGCAAGTGACCACAGGCCGTAGGATAATTTGAATTATGAATATCCCATCCTACTGGAAGAAGGAGTGATTTACAGGGATTTAGTCTGTACCTCTGTGTCCTGTTTATccacctgctcccagctggctTCAGAGAAAATCTCTGTGCTGCAGCGAGACAAGCAGTTCTGATCCAGATTGCTTTCCGAGTCGGGTATAGAAGTCTGTTGGCAAACAAACACAGATGAACAGAACCTTCCCATAGTCCTGCTTCTGTACAAATACAACTGGGCAGCTGTGGGGAGCACTGGAAAGGGCCTCTCCTGCTAAAAAAGAGCAGGTGATGTCTGCACTGGAAGGGGGAACGTCATCAGTCACCTACCTACATGGCAGCAAAGGCAGAATATTTTTTGGCATGGACTAGATGTGCCACGTGTGGAAGTGGTTTGTGCAGTGGTGAATTCCCACCAGGTCAGGTTTTGATCCTCTGGCTACAGGATGACGTGAGGAAGAATGAATGGATTTAAAATCTGGTTTCTACTGTGTGAGCACAGGGTTCTGGCAACACTTTGGGTGATTAaccaaaaaaagctgctgtcaGTGGCTCCAGTttcatggttttgtttcctttccaagGTTGTTTCACTTTCAAAACTAATACTAGAAATACCTATAACCTTTTGTCAGCAAAAATTCTGGGAAATATAAGCCAAATCACACATGGAAAACTCAGAATTTGAGCTATACATATTCCATATATTCCATATGTATTTTGGGGGAGAATAATCCTTCCTTAATATAGTCAAGTCAGGTTGAGTTATATTTTAACTGACTGAAAACTCAGCCAGCCCTTAAAGAATGTTCAAAATAGCAAGAAATCTTGAGTTTGTCTCTGTGTGCCTAAGGAATGGGCacctctggagctgcagagaaaaccTGCTGCTCCCAAGCTGAGGCACAAATAGAAGACAGATCAGTTTCTTAATATAGGTGAATTTTCTACCAGGCAGTGCAGCCTCACATCCAGCCCTGCAACTTCAGTTCATGAAGGCCCTTAAAAAATGGGATTATAACAAATGAAACCAAAGCACTGAACTTCTCCAAGGAATCCAAGCTTTTGCCAGAGGCAGGAGTCACACTCAGCCAAGCTGGAATGGATGCCCAAAAGGAGCTCTCAGTGCTGCTATCTCCAATGGGAACAGCCAAAAGGGCTGAGGATATTTTCCACAACAAATGTACCTGGGACTATCCAGCACCTCTGCCACTTCTACCCAATACTAAACAAACACAAGTTGGAAACctcctgtaatttttttttttaattttgcaggcATATCAAACCCACTACGATGTGCAGGTAGGAAAAGGAACTTTTGGATGGGTGCTACATAAACCTCAGGAATTCCAGGCCAAGGCTCTGCCCAGCATTCAAACCCACAGAAAGATACAAACCCAGAGATTCTGTGTCCTCACCTTCCCCCCTGTgcccctttccctctccccattCCTGCCTGTTGCCCAAGCATCTCTCCCCTCTACATTTCTTTGAACCAGGAATATTTGGCCTTTGAAAAACCAAGTTTTGCAGCAATCCACAGAACTTGAAGGCTTCTAAAGAACAGGCTAAAGAAGGCTTCTGCTCACTCTCAAACCAGTGCTACCTTTCAGCAACAGTACAAGGCCAGTGACTGCACCACTTCTgacattttattgttatttattagtcaaaagaggagaaattcagtaaaaaacaggctggggagaagcaACTTCAATAAAAATGGGCTCAAGACTTCGAGAGGCATCTAGAAAACTTTCTAGCTATTAAGATCTTGAACTTGGAGTTacacttatttattttctgattctaAAATTGCTTTTGCAACCACGACTACATAGATAACTTACTTGTTACAGAAAGGAGTGTACTGTACTTGAATCCTGTCTCAAACTTCAGTTTCTACTTTAATGGCTTAAAACACTTGCaataaaagcagtttataaGCTCCCTTAAAATTCctaattttttgaaaaaaaacaacacaaaaacaacaaacaaccaccaAACCTCGTTGACATAAGACTGTCACTAAAGATCTTAGTTTATTACAGCTAATGAGCCTTGAGCTGGCCAGCCACCTGACAAGGGGATGGCTGGAACTTCTGGGTTtgagagcacagagcagccactgctgcatcTTTCTTAGTCTGAGCACCAGGAGATGAGGTCCCAGTGAAGGACATACTcctgtccttaaaaaaaatgtctctcCTTGTATatgaaaacaacaataaaacaaatggGTTTTGGGAAAAGGCCAACACGGGTGTTTGAGTCTGGCTGTGAAACACCCACCTTGAAACAAACCCTTGGTCCATTTATGGTCCAACTGAAATACAGTGAAAACAGTCATCACTCATTGCCACCTGCCATGCACTCAGTTGTCTGCCCTTTCAGAATGACCTTGAGAATTTTACAAAAGCCTGCCTGGCCAAAAAAATCACTGTCTGACCCAGGAGCCAGAGCTGGCAACACTGTGAGTTCCAGAAGGTGACGAACTAGCCCATTGTTTCCAGCAGTGGCCCAGTTACCATTTCACTTACCACTTCATCTCCATAATCACCATTGAGACGTAAGGAGCTGTTCAGGAACTGGCTCTCCAACCGGCTCTTCAGCTCTTGCACTTGCTTCTTCAAGGTCTCCACCTCTTGCTGGTGGCCAGTTTCTATCTGGCGCAGGCGCTGCTGGATCACGTCGGTGTAGACGGGCATCCCGTCATCGTCCAGGTGACTTCGGGCAGGTTGGTCagggctgctggctgcctgctgcttaCCCAGATGACTGAACATCCATTTTTGGTGCAAGTTCCTCAGGTGAAACTGTGCAGAACTACAGCTGGCCGTGGAGACCTGCCGGCTCAGAGAGGCCTTGAGCCGGCCGTCCTCTCCATTCACACAGTGTCCGTTGGTGGCATGGAACCTCTGGGTGACACCAAACCCTGCAGGCTTCTCACTCATCTTGTTctcaggctccagctctccatTACACACAATCTCATCTTTACATTCAGCTAAAGGCAAGGCACAAGGGGAAGGCATCGGGATGTGTGTGTTGCTGCTACCAGAAGTCCTATGTActtttgttcccagtttctgcAGTTCTAGCGTGTTCTCCCCCTCAGGCCTGTTTTCCATAGTGTAAGAAAGTCCATCAGCACTGTTGTCCACCAGGTGAGGTCTATGGCAAGGGCCCCTAGGAAGGAGATCTTGCTTTGCTTCATTCTCTGTTAAGGTTTCTGTAGAACTTTCAATGTTGGATGTTCTTGCCTCATGTGGGATTGTAAGAGGTAACGGCAGGCTGGCTGGGTTGTGCAGgccctctgcttctccttcaaGTTTGCTCACACCTTCTTCCTCCATGTTCTTCTGAGTGTCTCTATTTACAAAGGCCTCCAAGGGAGCAGCCTGTAGTCCTCTCACCTGAGGTAACTTCTGGAGAGCATTGCTGAGATCAGCATGCTCAGCTTGTTGTCCTTTAAAGTCAGAAGCACCTTGTGAAACTGGATGTGGATTGGATGCTGGATTGTTCATCACAACACCTTTATTTGCCTCAGCCTTTTCACAGAGGTCACTGACATACCCATGTGGATTTTCAGTTCTCTTCTCCTTATCCAGGCCAATCTCATCCCCTTTACCTATGGTCTCTAAGCTACCCTTTAAGTGCTCCTCCAGACCAACGTCTTCTTTAGTGGCCTCTTGCAAAATGTTCTCCATCTGTCCCTCTGCCACACCAGCTGCAACAGAGAGCTCTGCTCCAACGGGAGCCCTGCCTTGCTTGCTCAGGCTGTCTCCATCAAAGGGATCCTCCCCAGGGTTCCCAaggctgctgagctccagggAGCGCCGGTGCTCCTGCCACTTCTCGTTGAGGCTGGGGTCGCTGCTACGTCGGTTGGCTGTAGGCACACTGCTATCACAGGCTGTTGTCAGATTGTCAAATGATCTTGTCTTTGGTAACCTAGAAAGGTACAAACCATCAGAATCCAAAGTCAgggagctgtttgtttttttcctaaacatttAGCTACTATGGTTTAAAAACTGCCCCCCACAATTAGGATGGTAACACTCTGCTAACTAATGGACTTCTGTGACCATCTGTagtgcagagctgcttcacTACTTGCTTTGTTTGCCATCAGGAAAATATGTTCAATCAGACTTCAAACGTTCCCAGAATAATCCCTTTACCACAAAGCACAAATGCTTACAGGCTGCTCCCACCTCCTAATAACATGTGCTCAGAATTATTGtacaaaaaagcaaagacatgGTTATGCAATAGAGAAAAAGAACTCAAATCCAAGACAATCAAATGAAAGCTTACATCCCACCAGGACAGAAGGAATCCTACAAGGCTATGGAATACCCAGAGCTTAATAACCTTCCCTCTGTTATGCTGTCACCTCTGAAACAACAGCTTTCAAAACTGATACAATGACAGCCTGCTTTCGGGCAGGTCAAACAGTCCCCCAAATAACCCTGTGAAAAagccttccctcccaccccaagtATCCTCCTCTTTATATCCCACAATATTCTCTGTTGATCTTACTTTACAGGATGGGATTTCTGGGCTCTAGGCTCACCTGCCCAGAGGCTGATCTTCAGGGCTAGAGCCTGGAGCAGGGTATGGGGCACAGGTGTCATCGGCAGGCGTGGAGGGGGAAGAGCAGGGCAGGTAAACAGCACTCCAGAGCATTAAATTCCGCACATGGCACACGGGATACAGCACCTGAGGGGAGAACAGGCAGAGCTCAGGAACAGGGATCTGCTCAACCCCAGAGTGCAGAGAAGTCTTTAGTTCTGCCTGGGGCAGTCTGCTGTTCAGGTGTGCAGCCAGGAGGCTCTGCTGGATCTCCAGAAACTCGGAAggccagggagcagctgtggcATTTTTAATCAGCTACACTTGGATGtttaattatcttttctttccGAGACAGAGGCTGAGACGTGACAATGCTGGCTTTCAGCTTCTCATGAATGAATTACTGCAATGTGCTCTGTGTGAATCTGCACCTTAATAATGCTCCTGAGCCATTTAAACTGCTGAAGAATTCAGTAGGCCATTGTTGGTGCACATTTCACCCTGCCAAATGAGGGCTGAACTAATAACCTCCTCCTGCAGGCTCCAGTTCATCAAAGCTAACCCTGCTTTTCATAGGAGCACTCATATGGTAAAAATTAAGCACATGCAGAAATACTTTGCTGAAGAGACAGCTTGCTCTTAAAAGGAATTCCTTGACTGTGGAATATGCTTTCTGTTAAAGTTTAAAAACACCTTGGGTCACTCCATCAATTCCCATGTTTTCCCAGGCAACTTTCTTGTGGAAATGCAAAGGCAGAGAATAGCCAGGTTTTGCTGCCACTGAGCAGGGAGAGGGCTGTGGGGTGGCTTGGTGTGGTGGATGCTGCCGTGGGGTGACGTGGTGTGGTGGATGCTGCCGTGGGGTGACATGGTGTGGTGGATGCTGCCGTGGGGTGGCTTGGTGTGGTGGATGCTGCCGTGGGGTGGCTTGGTGTGGTGGATGCTGCTGTGGGGTGGCTTGGTGTGGTGGATGCTGCCATGGGGTGACATGGTGTGGTGGATGCTGCTGTGGGGTGGCTTGGTGTGGTGGATGCTGCCGTGGGGTGACATGGTGTGGTGGATGCTGCCGTGGGGTGACATGGTGTGGTGGATGCTGCCGTGGGGTGACATGGTGTGGTGGATGCTGCCGTGGGGTGGCTTGGTGTGGTGGATGCTGCCGTGGGGTGGCTTGGTGTGGTGGATGCTGCCGTGGGGTGGCTTGGTGTGGTGGATGCTGCTCTTGAACGACTACAGCTTTACAACAGATGTGGCTACATCACAGAGGCACCTTTTAAAGACTGAAGTCAAACCACAAAAAGATGAACCCAAGGCAGGAAATCACCAGAACTCCCACATACAGCCAGACTATCCTAATTAGCTCAGCCCACTGCAGTGCAGTATTCCCTGAGAATGGAGGCCAGGTCACCCAGCCTGCACCTCCACCACAGGACATGGCATGGAATGGCACCCCAAGGAGACAACCTGCCCACAGCACCTGCTTTATGAGCACTCCGAGCTGCCCTGGGCAAACCTGCAGGCATTTTCAGGGAAAATGTAGATGCATCTGGAACTTTGAAAGTCCTCACAAGCCATATTTCCCTGCAAGGTCTCAGCTACCGTGTCTGCTCCTATCCTGACCATGTCAGGCTGCAAAGTGTTGAAGGGCTCTCTCTGgtgctgcctgtggctgcacGTCCAGGAGAGACAGGCAGACAGGGACAGAGGGCTGATGTGAAtataaaattactctttttataGCAAACGTTGGCATAATCTCTTCCCTACTAAgccaggttttatttttactctaGGCAACAATTAAAAGCCACATCTATCATATGCAAAAACACTGCAGAGTGCTTGCAGTTGGGTTTATGGTATCTGATacttttataaacaaaaagggtttaaatatttatagaagTCTTTGCTGCCCTAATCATGATGACATTTGATGATTGTTTGTTCACATGCCCACCACTCTGCATCCCTCAATGCCTCACATGCACTTTTATCACATACACAAAAAGGTGAGGCCCCTCCCAGAAGCTCCAGTGACCAGTTACCATGGAGGAGCCACACTGAAAATGTGCAAGTCTTAAGAGAAATGAAGATACACTAAATAATCCGAGGTACATTTTGTGTTTAGCTTTCAGATTAATATGGGCATAGTGGCTAGGTCTTCCTGCAGTTTTACCTCTGACACAGCTTAGTTCTCTAGAAAGGTCTATTGGTCAAACACCAACAtattttctacttaaaaaaaaaaaaaaagcaaaatatttagttACAGAAAATAGACTTCCAGCTTAGCGAAATTTCTAAGGTTGCAGTTGACAATCCTCAAATATCAGCCAACTTAATGCAAGGCTTGAAATGTTAGTGTTCAAAGGTAAGCACCTGTGAGGAGAGCTGAGCACACTGTTCTGGAAAGGCCCATCCCCACAGCGTGTTCACGAGGACACTTCTCCATGATACATCCCACTCCTACAAGCTTGGGCACACACTTAAGAACATGATACCTGGGAGCCCCCAGAGGGATTCTCCCCACGTGGTGGGGAATGAAGGATACATACAGATTCGGATTGGGAGGAGTAGAGCAGGTTTTTGAAGGCTTTGTTTGCTGCCCGCAGCAAAGACCAGACAGAACAGGTCCGTTCCTGAGTgtgtttttctcccctctctttcGCATTGTTGCACAGGAATGTACCAAAGAGGCAGGAGTAGGTGTGCTGCACCAATTTGACCTGCACAGACCAACACAGACACTGTCACATTGCAGAAGGTATCAGCTTAATAACGTGAGAATCAACATCCAGGCTTAAGAAGCAACAAACCTTTCCTTCACCCCCTTCCTAAAGACTGCTATGCAAATGCACTGAGCGTTTTTTGCATGCCTCCTTAGAAATGAATAGCAGAATCCTCCAAAATCAGAACTAaaaaaactcaggaaaaaatataaagacaAGTATTTGTTCCCACTCAAATATAAAATTCTTGCTGATTCAAACTCAGCCTTCCAGGAT
The sequence above is a segment of the Apus apus isolate bApuApu2 chromosome 16, bApuApu2.pri.cur, whole genome shotgun sequence genome. Coding sequences within it:
- the MTMR3 gene encoding myotubularin-related protein 3 isoform X3, with translation MVIASLNYVHNLDQKAHLKQKILIRSEEKPQSIVSKDEDFSSYPGLVMDEETQHSLECIQANQIFPRKQLIREDENLQVPFIELHGESTEYVGRAEDAIIALSNYRLHIKFKESVVNVPLQLIESVECRDIFQLHLTCKDCKVIRCQFSTFEQCQDWLKRLNNAIRPPSKIEDLFSFAYHAWCMEVYASEKEQHGDLCRPGEHVTSRFKNEVERMGFDMNNAWRISNINEKYKLCGSYPQEIIVPAWITDKELESVASFRSWKRIPAVVYRHQSNGAVISRCGQPEVSWWGWRNADDEHLVQSVAKACASDSRSNNTKLMNGNCSRDFSNGGDLSDVEFDSSISNASGAESLAIQPQKLLILDARSYAAAVANRAKGGGCECPEYYPNCEVVFMGMANIHSIRKSFQSLRLLCTQMPDPGNWLSALESTKWLQHLSVLLKSALLVVHAVDRDQRPVLVHCSDGWDRTPQIVALAKLLLDPYYRTTEGFQVLVETEWLDFGHKFADRCGHGENSDDLNERCPVFLQWLDCVHQLQRQFPCSFEFNEAFLVKLVQHTYSCLFGTFLCNNAKERGEKHTQERTCSVWSLLRAANKAFKNLLYSSQSESVLYPVCHVRNLMLWSAVYLPCSSPSTPADDTCAPYPAPGSSPEDQPLGRLPKTRSFDNLTTACDSSVPTANRRSSDPSLNEKWQEHRRSLELSSLGNPGEDPFDGDSLSKQGRAPVGAELSVAAGVAEGQMENILQEATKEDVGLEEHLKGSLETIGKGDEIGLDKEKRTENPHGYVSDLCEKAEANKGVVMNNPASNPHPVSQGASDFKGQQAEHADLSNALQKLPQVRGLQAAPLEAFVNRDTQKNMEEEGVSKLEGEAEGLHNPASLPLPLTIPHEARTSNIESSTETLTENEAKQDLLPRGPCHRPHLVDNSADGLSYTMENRPEGENTLELQKLGTKVHRTSGSSNTHIPMPSPCALPLAECKDEIVCNGELEPENKMSEKPAGFGVTQRFHATNGHCVNGEDGRLKASLSRQVSTASCSSAQFHLRNLHQKWMFSHLGKQQAASSPDQPARSHLDDDGMPVYTDVIQQRLRQIETGHQQEVETLKKQVQELKSRLESQFLNSSLRLNGDYGDEVVTRWLPDHLAAHCYGCDSAFWLASRKHHCRDIDRVDQIWNCGNVFCSSCCNQKVPVPSQQLFEPSRVCKSCYSSLHPSSSSLDLELDKPITATSN